Part of the uncultured Desulfobacter sp. genome, CTTACTGAGCTCTTTCATATAAAAAATATTTCCGGCTCTTTTCTATCCCGGCAGTTTTGATGTAGTGCTTGAATAGCGGATTGAAAATTCGGTTCGTTCATTTGCCTTGCTTCTTCTGGACAGATTTTCACACAGGCAAAGCATATAAGACATTGCCACCTATCTGTCTGGGTTACATTTTCAGGGGAAATAGCTCCGGTAGGACACACGTCGGCACATTGTCCACACTTGGTGCATTTTGACGCGTCTGTTTCCGGGGTCAGTGCGACAATCGATCGTGCTTCTTTTATCATATTCAGACTCACAGGCTCGATATAGGGAAACTGGCCGGGAATTGTAATAGCTGTTAAATGCTGCGATGATTCCACATTTTGCAGTGTTTTTCGAATCGCAACACCAAACTCCCGGGCTTTTCGGATATCACTTTCATCAGGACGATGTGGTGCAATTGGATAAGTTTTTGAGGAATACGAATGCTCGGCAACAAAGGCTCCTCCTGCTACTGGAATAAATCCAGCATCAACAGCTATATCATGTAATTCTTTGAGGGCATCTTCAAATGCTCTGTTTCCATATACGGCAACAAGCACAACAGGAGTCTGCGTCGCTTTTAATGAAGTTAAGTATGGTAAAATTTCCTCTGGTACACGCCCGTAATATACTGGAGTTGCAATAATAACAATATCGTCTTCGTTAAATAATAGTTGGTCATTGCGTTGCTCCCTATTAGTTATATCTACCATTTCAGTAAATTCAGGGTTAATTCCCTGGGTAATACTTTTTGCTATTGTCTTTGTTGTTCCAGTTGGAGAGAAGCATACACAACGAACTGATTTAATTTTCATTTAATGCCTCCATGTTTAAAAGAATAAGAAGTAATTCTGTAGTTTTTTCTGCTAAAGCTCAAGGTTGTGATTTTATGATAACCTTCAAGTAACAAACAAATAACCAGATGTAAATAGTAAGCTTGAATGAAATAATTAAGGAAAACATGAACGAGCAATGATGATAAAAGCAGGCCATACCTGCTTCTGACAATGTCATGATTACCAGAAGTAATGTTGGGTAATTGGAGCCCCGGATATCAGGATAACCTTTCAATTTGTAACGGTTTTTAAATGTAATTCTTATCCTTTTTTGAAGCAGGACACCATCGGTAACGCGTGGGAATTGAAACACTCAGGTTGTTCGTGGTACCCTTGACTCAATTTGAATATCTTAGGGGTAGTATCACCCGTGTGATCAAAGCATTAAAAACGGCAGTTAAATTTTTTGAAGAACAGGAGTCCTCTGTGAATCGTGCGGAAATGATCAAAAAAATAGCAGGCTATGACGGTTATTGGGATTTTGTCGTTATCGGTGGCGGGGCAACCGGATTGGGTGTGGGACTGGATGCCGCATCAAGGGGGTATAAAACGCTTTTGTTGGAACAACACGATTTTTCCAAAGGGACATCCAGCCGGTCGACAAAATTGGTTCACGGCGGGGTCAGGTACTTGCGTCAGGGAAACATTTCCCTGGTTCTTGAGGCCCTCCATGAGCGGGGTCTCTTAATTCGCAACGCCCCGCATCTGGTCAGTCATCAGGCATTTGTGGTACCCAACTATGAGTGGTGGGACGGCCCTTTTTACGGTGCAGGGATGAAAGTATACGATCTGTTGGCTGGCAGACTTGGGCTGGGATCTTCCAAACACCTTTCAAAAGAAGAAACATTAAAGCGGATTCCCACACTGGAGCCCAAGGGACTGCGGGGGGGCGTGGTCTATTTTGACGCCCAATTTGACGATTCCCGCCTGGCCGTCAACCTGGCCCAGACCATGGCTGAACATGGGGGCGTGCCTGTAAATTACATGAAAGTGACCGGGTTTACCCGGTCCGGTGAAATGATTGACGGGGTAACCGCAAAAAATATGGAAACCGGTGATGCGTACGAAATTCACAGCCGGGTGGTGGTAAACGCCACCGGTGTTTTCACCGACGAAGTACTTAAAATGGAAAATCCGGACGCTGCTCCCATCATTACGCCCAGCCAAGGGGTTCATGTGGTCCTGGATAAGGAATTTCTTCCCGGTGATTCAGCCGTCATGGTGCCCCAGACCACTGACGGAAGGGTTTTGTTTGCCGTTCCATGGCATGATAAGGTCGTCGTGGGCACCACGGATACACAAGTACCGGATGTGAGTCTGGAACCCCGGGCATTGGAGGAGGAGATCAAGTTCATCCTTGACCATGCGGCCGTCTATTTAACCAAAGATCCTGCCAGAGATGACGTTCAAAGCGTTTTTGCCGGACTGCGCCCCTTGGTTAAAGCCGGGGAAGGAAAAAGCACGGCAGCCATCTCCCGGGACCACTATTTAGTCATTTCTGAATCGGGTCTTGTGACCATCACCGGCGGCAAATGGACCACCTATCGCAAAATGGCCGAAGATACCGTCAACCAGGCAGCCCTGGTGGCCGGGCTGAAAGATCAGCCCTGCATCACTAAAGATCTTAGAATCCATGGATGGTTAAAGCATTTTGATGAACACGACCCCTTAAGCTACTATGGGTCCGATGCAGTTTATATCAAAAAAATCGTAAACGCAGATACAGCCATGGGTGAGAAACTCCATGAAAAATTATCTTATATCAGAGCGGAAGTGATCTGGGCTGTCAGGGAAGAGATGGCCAGAACCGTGGAGGATTTTTTAGCCCGGCGCAGCCGTGCCCTTTTTCTGAATGCCCGGGCCAGTATCGATGCGGCGCCGGAAGTGGCCCGGATCATGGCCGAGGAGATGGGGTATGATCGCACATGGCAGGTGGACCAGGAAAATGCATATGTTACTTTGGCCAAAGCGTATCTGCTGACCTAAAAATTACATAACAATCAGCAATTTTCAGGAGGTGTTCATGTCTCAATATATCATGGCCCTGGATCAGGGCACAACAAGTTCCCGTACCATACTTTATAATGAAACGGGTGAAGCCGTAGCTGTTGCAAGTGAAGCGTTCCCCTGTCAGTATCCCAAAGACGGTTGGGTGGAGCAGGACGCTGAAGAGATATGGAGATCCCAGAAAAATACAATGGATGCCGTCCTTGAACAAGCCAAGCTCAACCTGGGTGATGTGGCTGCCATCGGTATTGCCAATCAGCGGGAAACCATCATTGCCTGGAACACAGAGACAGGGAAGCCGGTGGGTAAAGCCATTGTCTGGCAATGCCGCCGGACCGCGGATTATTGTGACCGGTTAAAAACAGAAGGATTTGATACAGTCATCAAAGAGAAAACCGGCCTGGTGACCGACGCTTATTTCAGCGGGTCCAAAATCCGCTGGATTTTGCGACACAGCATAGAAGCCAGGGAACTGTGCAATAAAGGCAAACTGAAGGTGGGAACCGTGGACGCATGGCTGATCTGGAAATTGACGGCGGGCGTCGTCCATGCCACCGATGTGAGCAATGCGAGCCGGACCATGATTTTCAACATCCATGATCTTAAGTACGATCCAGTCCTGATGGAAAAATTGGAGATTCCCGAAGAGATTCTTCCACATGTCAATCCGTCCTGCGGCATATTCGGTAAAACCAACAAAAAACTGTTCGGGCATGAAATACCCATTGCCGGTGTCGCAGGGGACCAGCAGGCCGCCCTGTTCGGCCAGGCCGCCTTTGAAAAAGGAATGACAAAGATCACTTACGGAACCGGTTGCTTTATGTTGATGAATACCGGGAGCCAAGCCATTGCATCACCCTCGGGACTGCTCACAACCATCGCTTGGCAGATCGGTGATAACGTCACCTATGCCTTGGAAGGTTCGGTGTTTGTTGCCGGTGCACTGTTGCAGTGGATGCGGGATGACTTAAATTTTTTCAGCGATGTGGCCCAAACCGAAGAGATGGCCACGGCCATCCCCTCATCCGAAGGGCTTTACATTGTCCCTGCCTTTGTGGGCCTGGGCGCGCCTTATTGGGATCCCTATGCCAGGGGCGCCATGCTGGGCATTACCCGGGGAACAACAAAAAATCATATTATCCGGGCCGGGCTTCAATCCCTTGCCTACCAGGCCAATGATTTGATCGGTGCCATGGTTAAAGATTCGGGTATTAAATTAAAAACTGTTAACGTGGACGGCGGGGCCAGTGCCAACAATTATCTATGCCAATTCCAGGCGGACATCCTGGGCGTCTCCTTGTGCCGTCCTAAGCACGTGGAGACCACTGCCATGGGGGCGGCTTACCTTGCCGGTCTTGCTGTCGGCGTATGGGCGGACATGGACCAGATTAAATCTTTTTGGCAGCAAGACCGTTGTTTTCATTTGAACAAAAGCCAGGAAAAGGTGGATGAATGCCTGCAAGGCTGGAGAAAAGCGGTGGACCGTGCAAAGTCATGGGCCAAAACTTGAAGTACTTTGCCCTGTCAGGGAATGATCCGGCCGACAAGGTTGTCGTCATTACCGAATTGATCATATTTAAGATTCACTATTTTTCCTTTAAGGCCGACCGGGGGACCTTGGGCATCTTCATTCTCGATGAAAATGGTCAGGTAATTGGTGGTGATCGCCTTAAGCATACCTGTGTGCCGGTCCCTCTGATTCTGGATCAGTGCTTGGAGAACCCTGCCCTGGTTTAATTTGATAAATGCAGATCGTTTCCGCTCTCCAAGCTCGCGCATCAGGGCGGCCCTTTTTTTTGCCGTATCCGAGGGTACCTTGGGGGTGAAATGGTATGCCGGGGTTCCTTTTCTTGGTGAAAAGGGGAAGACATGGAGGTAAGAGACGGGCAGATCTTCCACAAGCTTGTATGTATTTTCAAACGCCTCGTCGGTTTCACCGGGAAACCCCATGATCACATCAAGGCCGATACCGGCATGGGGCAGGATCCCATGGATTTTTTGGACGACTTCAGAAAATTGTTCAACGGAATAGGGCCGTTTCATCCGGGCCAGAACATCATTGTCCCCCGCCTGGAGAGGAATGTGAAAATGGTCGCACAAAATATGGCCGGGCCGCGCCAGGTGGATGAGTTCTTCGGTAATTTCATTGGGCTCAATGGAAGAGATCCTGATCTGATCGACCGGTTTGTTTTCATCAAGGGTTTTTACAAGATCAGTCAACGATGTTGCAGGGGTTAAATCCATACCGTATAATCCCGTGTGGATGCCCGTGAGGATGACCTCTTTGAACCCCTGCCTGTTTAAGCTTGACACATGGGCCACGACCTCGTCAAAGGGCAAGGAGACCGATGCCCCCCGGGCATAGGGGATAATGCAGTAGGTGCAGAACTGGTTGCACCCGTCCTGGATTTTCAGATAGGCCCGGGTCATTTTACCCGATACGGGCCGGTCGGATTCTGCAAATGCCGCAAACTGTGCCGCGTCACCGAATTCAGGTTTTCTAAAATCAAACAGATCGTTTCCAGGGTGTTCCTGTCCAAGGTATTTGGTGATCACAGGTTTATCCTGGTGGCAGACAATAAGATCCACCCCTGAAATTTTTTTAAACTGTTCCTGATCAGTCTGGGCATGGCATCCTGTGACAATTACGGTTGCATCGGGGTTTTCCCGGATCAGTTTTCTGGTTTCCTGGCGGGACTGCATGCCCGCCCTTGAGGTCACGGCACAGGTATTTATAATGCAGACATCCGCAGGACTGCCCTTGTCTGCCCTTGAAAAACCATGGGCTTCAAGCTGGGCTGCAATGGCGTCGGATTCATATTGATTGACTTTACAGCCAAGGCTTTCGATGTAAAATGTTTTTTTATTCATTGAATTGCTGAAATTAGTCCTGCGCCTAATACGCGGTTGTCTTGGTAGAACACGGCAGCCTGTCCGGGTGTGATCGCATTTTGGGGGGTGTCAAAGGTGGCAATGCCGTGGGTATCATCATCCCATTCAAGGCAGGCCGGAGCCGCCTTGTGTCCGTACCGTATTTGAACGGTCAGATTGTTTATGTGTTCTTTTTCAGGATAGTGCCAGACCATCTGTTCAACCTTCATCCGGTTTTGGGCCAACTCGGATTTAAAACAGACATGAAGGGTATTGGTCTTCATGTCGATTTTTCTAACATAATAGGGGGCAGGGCCCGGAATATTGATTCCCTTGCGCTGGCCCACCGTAAATGTGTGAAGCCCCTGGTGTGATCCCAGTATCGTTCCCTGGCGGTCAACCACCGGCCCGGGTCTGGGACTGGTTTTGGTCTGGTTGATAATGAAGGCACCATGATTTTTATCCGGTAAAAAGCAGATATCCTGGCTTTCATTGGGCACAATCGGTACAAGGTTGTGCTGCCCGGCAAATTCCCGGACCCGGCTTTTGGTAAAATCGGCCAGGGGAAACACCACATGCGCTAAAACCTTGGGGGAAAGCATGGACAGAAAATAGGACTGGTCTTTATGCAGGTCAGCCCCTCGTTCAAGCCATGCATCTCCCGCCTCTTTTCTGCCGGGGGTATAGCGGTTGACCACCGTGGCATAATGGCCGGTTGCCAGCAGATCTGCCCCAAGTGTTTGCGCATGTTCGAACAATACCTTAAATTTGATCTGCATGTTGCAGACCAGGCACGGGTTCGGCGTTTGTCCGGCCATGTAGGTCGACACAAAATAATCAACCACCCGGGTCTCAAATTCCTGTGACAGGTCAATGGTGTGCACGGGAAATCCAAACACCGATGACAGGGCAGATACGTCCGTCGGATTTTTTTCAAAACCTGTGGTGAAATGAATGCCGAAAACATTTTTAAAACGCTGTTTAACAAGAAATCCTGCGACCAGGGAATCTATTCCGCCGCTCAGTGCCACAGCAACTACCGGTGAATCAGACATCAGGCCGTTTCTTTTAGATCAGAACTGAACAGACCCATGGCCCGGATGGGGCAGGTAAGAAGGCAACGCTCACACAAACTGCATTTTTCCCGGTCAAAGACCACTTCCATTTCAGGGCGTTTGATGTACAGGGCGCCTGTGGGGCAAACGGCGGTACATGCGCCGCAATGGGTGCATTTTTCTTCGTCTTTGTAAATTTTATGTTCAGGGGTGGATACACGAACCCCTTGTTCTTTCAGATACGTCATCCCCTGGTTGAATGCGGCTTTTCCGGTACAGGAAATTTCAAGCACCATGTGGCCTTCACTTTTTGAGGATATTCGTGCCTTTAAAATATTGAACATGATGTCATATTTTTTAACCAGCTCGCAGACAACGGGTCTTTGGGCCGATCTTGGTGGAAAATCTAAAATCACAATTTTTGAATACAACGTTCTAACCTCCGTTTCCTTGTGTTGAATCAAAACCAAATCCTATACCATATATCATTCATTACGGTTCATATGAAAGTCCAAATAAGTTATTGACTTACTTTCATGCGGTATATGGGGGATGAATCCGTAAATAATGGGGCAGAGCACTCCCCCTGGCTGGCCGACTGATTTTGTTTTGAGCAACCTATTCGCTTAAAATCGTAATTGCGTGAAAAATACCTTGTCAAATAGTGATAGTTTCAGATAATAGTATAAAAAAATTAGCCAAGATTTCATTATATTCTTAAATAACCTCATGAGTTCTTTTTTCAGGAGACGTATGTCTGAAAAGGCGTCATACAACAGATTAGAAGAACAGCTGAAAAGGCTTGAGCTTGAAAATGCTGCCTTGAAACAAGAGATCGTCGCGCTAAAAAAAGATCAGCCCTTTAACTTAAGTTTTGGCTCAACGCCTGCTGACTTTGAATCTGTAATCAATCAAAAAATCGAAACAGAAAGAAAATTGCTGCTGGCTACAGTCGAGCAATTTTCCGAGATGGTTTATATCACAAATTCCGAGGGGATAATTCAGTATCTCAACCCCGCATTTGAAGCGCTGACCGGGTTTTCCAGGGATGAGTGCATCGGCAAGGATATCAGTCGGTTTCGAAGCCGTAAACACGACAGCCAGTTTAATATCAATCTGCGGGCCATCATCAGTTCCGGGCGGGTATGGAAGGGCCATGCCGAGTTTAAGAAAAAAGACAACTCGTTTTGCATCATGGATCTGACCATCTCTTCGGTCACGGACAAAAACGGGGTCATTACCAACTACGTGGGCGTACAGCGAATTGTCTCTAATGAAACTGAGATCAATGAAAAAATGGCCCAGGCCCAGAAGCTTGAATCCCTTGGTACCCTGGCCGGTGGCGTGGCCCATGATCTGAATAATATGCTGTTTCCCATTCTGGGTAATGCCGAGCTATTGATCCTGAAAAGCGTGGCCTTTGACAATGGCACAAAAGAGAATCTGACCCAGCTTTATGAAAGCGCCCTCCAGGCAAAGGAACTTGTCCAGCAGATTTTAAACTTTTCCCGCCACAAAAAGATTCAACGACGGCCGCTACAAATACAAAACAGCATTGATACCGTGCTCAAGCTGATGAAATCGGGTATTCCGCGGAATATTTCCATTGAAAACGATGTGGACCCCTGCTGCCCGCCTGTGGCTGCAGATTCCACCCAGTTGCATCAGATTATCATGAATTTGATCAGTAACGGGGTACATGCCATGGGCAAAACAGGCGGTGTGATAACTGTCTCATTGAAGCCTGTGGCCGTATCCCAAGCCGATGCCGGGGGTGGTGTTAAACCGGGAAATTATATTTGTCTAAGTGTCTGCGACACAGGTGAAGGGATGTCAAAGGAGGTAATGAAGCGTATTTTCGAACCCTTTTATACCACCAAGGGCAATGAGAACGGCACCGGGATGGGATTGTCTGTTGTCTATGGTATTGTCAAAGATATGGGCGGCGGCATAAAGGTGGACAGCCAACCGGGCAAAGGTAGCCGGTTCCGGTTATATTTCCCCCAGGTTTTGGCCTCTAAAATTAAATCCGGGCTTCAAGCGTCGGTCCTGGGTGGGAAAGCAGACATTGAGTATGGGATCAACGTTCTTTTTGTGGATGATGAAAATATCATTCTCAAAGTCGCAAAATCCATGCTGGATCGCTTGGGGTGTCACACCACAACCATGACCGATCCTGTGGCGGCTCTGGAACGTTTTGAACGAGACCCGTTCACCTATGATCTTGTGATTACGGATTTATATATGGCGCATATGAACGGCGATTGTCTGGCCGAGAAAATAAGAGTACTTCGATCGGATGTCCCTATCTTCCTTTGCACGGGATTCAGCCAGGACATTACCTTGGATATGATGGCCCAGACAGGTTTTAAGGCCGTATTATCCAAACCCCTTTCCATAAAAGAATTTTCTGATAAAATCGGAAAGTTTTTTGAGCCAAAGCGTTCTCTGGATTAGTGCCGACTAAACAATAAAAAAAAAGCTGATAGACGAAAATTTAATGTCTGGTCCTGACGTAGAAAAAATAAAAGCCCTTGAAAAGAAAATGAATCATCTGGGAATTTACAAAAAAGATATCCTGGAAAAATTTATAAAATCCTCGGGCCGTGGCGGCCAAAAAGTCAATAAAACTTGCTCTGCCGTGTTTTTGACCCACCTGCCTACCAAAATAAGCGTAAAATTCGGGAAACACAGATCCCAGCATTTGAACCGGTTTATGGCACTGCGGCATCTGGTGGAAAAAATTGAACAGCAGCAAACCGGGACACCCGATGCCGCAGCCCGAAAAATAACCCGGTTAAAAAAGCAGAAAAAACGGCGAAGGAAAAAGGCGCTGGGTAAGGTACCGGACCAGAAAACAACCTGAAACGCGATGATCCAGTTTTTGTTAATTTGAACAAATTCCCTAAAACCGGACTATCGAGTGAGAATCATTTTAGAAGACGCCCAATTGACACGGCTTGATTCGGATCTCAAGCTGTTCACAAACCGATCCCATGTTTAATTTGGATATTTTAAATTCCCCGGTAAGTTCCCAGCAGGTTTTGCAGGCAATTTTTCCGTCGGATTGACATTCAAGAATCCTGTCTTTTAACTGTGGTGTCATGTGGGCATCGGGGTTGAAATTTTTTTTGCCCTTGGCGTGTCCCAAAAGGCCCAGTTGGCATTGTGCAATGCGAAGTTCAAGCAGATCCGCCTGGGTTCCGATCTCTTTTGGTGAACAATTGTGGGCCTTTGCAAGGCGGTGGGCACTTGCACATGCAAGTTTGCCGTTGCTGCTTGCCTGGATAATAGGCCCGCTCAACCGCTGGTCCAACTGCGCATCGGGGTGCCTTTTTGCATAATTATCCCTGTCCTGGTGTCCCATAATATTTAATTGACTCTTTTTTCAGGTTTATGTAAGGGTGGCTTTTTATAAGAAAGTCTGGCTTAATTACTTTTCAGATTTCTTACACGTTGTTGTGGGCTAAGCCCGGCAGGTAATATTGCCAGGTCGGCCCATGGCCGTTATAGCGCAAAACGATTAGAGGATAAAGGCCTTATTTTATGAAAGAGATACTTGGATCCGGCAAATTCCAAATGATATACATTGCCTCCTGCGGAGAGGGCGTCAACGCCTTTCATCTTGTGGAATCCACCCTTGTACAGTTTCCCGATTCCGATATCACCGTTGTAAAAGTCCCCAGGATACGCACGGAAAGCCAGGTCGATGACCTTATCGATAAGGTCAAGGATATAGAAAGTATTATTGTTCATACCATTGTTGATTCAAATCTTAGAAAATATCTTACCCGCCAGGGCATGGAAAATCAGATTGTCACCATTGATCTGATGGGTCCCATTATTTCAAGGATCGAAACCTTCCTTGACCGCAAGCCGTTGGAAACACCGGGGCTCTACAGAGAGATTCACCTGGTGAACCTGGAACAGGTCTCCGCCATCGATTTTGCCCTGGCCCATGATGACGGTTTGAACCCGGAGACCATCACCGAGGCCGAAATTGTGCTGATCGGACTGTCCCGGGCCGGAAAAACACCCTTGTCCATGTATATGAGCGTGCTGGGATGGAAAGTTGCCAATATCCCATTTGTCCCGGGCGTTCCCATGCCCGAGACCCTGGATCTTGTGGACCGGCGCCGGGTTTTTGCGCTGAACATCAACCAGGAACAGCTACAGGCGCACAGACGTATGCGCCAGGAGAGTTTAGGCGCAAAGGACATCTACGCCTATTCCGGAAAGGATGAAATTGAACGGGAGATTGAGCACGCCCAAAAATATTTTATCACCAAAGGCTATTCCATGGTCAATGTGAGCAATAAACCCATAGAAACCAGTGCAGAAGAGATTATCGAAATGATTACGCGCAGGTTCAGGGGTAATGCCCATATCCGGGATTTTATTCAGAATACGGGCACCCAGCAAAGTGAATTAAATTTTTGATTTAAGATCTTTATTAATAATATGCCTGAAAACAAAGCGCAATCAGACCGACGAAAATCCATGGATCTTTTTCGGCTTGTATTTATCTGGATGAATATCGCCGCCTGTGTTGGATTGATTGCTGCCATTCTGATTTTTCACAGGGCACAGCCCGAATTTGAAACCTTTTTCGACCGTTTTTACGATCTGCAATTAAGGCGTTACTGGGATCAGAACTATGTCCGATTCCTTGTTGACGTGCTGGGTGCAGGCGCCCTGGTCAGTGCTGCAGGGCTTTGGCTTTCCAGGTACCGGGGCCGGCGGAGCACGGATCACCGGCGTCTTGTGCTGGTGTTAACCATTCTTTATAGTCTGCTTTTTGTTCTGTCCAAAACCTTGTTGTAAGGCCCCAATCAGAAGATTCATGGACGGGTCCAATCAAGAAGTTCGGGAGGCATGCCGATAATTGTATTATCTTAAAACCAGAGATCTTTAGGACTGACAGATATGACTTGTTATTCTCTTTTGGTGTTTATATTGATTGCAATGGCAACGGCAATGCCCTGTAACGCCAGGGATTTTATGGTGGAATTTGTTGAAGAAAACTATATGGAGAACCAGGAAGAGTATGTCAAATCCCCCATGATTTATCACTCGTTTCAGGTGCGCTCCCATGCGGGATTAAAGATGCTGGTACTCACCGGGGACCATCCCGAATACCGCAGGTGGTTGCGCAGCTACGTTGCCCAGGATAAAGGGTTTATTGTCAAGGTGCCCGACGATGAAAACGATCTGTTTATTCGTTCGAAAGTCTATCAAACCGATGCGACAAACCTCCATCCCTTTAACCCTGCAAACTGGTCAATGGCAAACAGCCGTGTGTTTGACACCAAGGAGCTACCCGATTCCCAGGCCTATATGACAGCCGGTCAAGAACATATTCTCGTACTGGACCAAAATAGCAAACGCAGCGAACTTATAGATAATGTGGTCAAGCGTATGGGATATATCGGCATGATTTCCAGTGATCCGAAAGTGGCTTTGGGCATGTTTCAAAATCAGCCTGAAAAATTTAAAATGGTCATTGTAAATTACGATATATCCGGCATGGGGTCCCAGGCCTTTGTGGATCAACTGCTCAAGATTGATAAAAAAATCCCAATACTTGTGGAAACCGGTTATAATAACGAAAAACGCAAACATCAGTATTTGTCAAAATATTCCGGGGCCGGGACGGTTACGGTGACCCCCGTGGCGTTGAATCATTTACAGCAGACCATAAAAAAATTAATACAACCTGGAAAAAAGACCGGGGAGCAACCGGTTAATGGATAAAATGCATAAGATAATAAAAATATATGGCGTCATCTTTATATTTTTTTTAACGTTGCCCGGCAGCGTATGCAATGCAGATCAACAATTTCAGGACCTCAAGGCCGGGTTTAAAAATTTTATTCAATGCGAACTCACCCGCACAGATGCCGAAAATCATTTTAAGGGAAACGCGTTTAACGTGGCCATGGTGAACCTTTTCAATGTGACCACGGAACTGGATATCACCATTCTTACCGGGGCGGTGAAGTGCGATGTCCAAGGCAAGTACCGGACCTTGTATGTTGCTTTGGGGTTGAGGGAACTAAAAGGGAAAAAAGTGGTTTCCTATTTCACCGTTCGACACAAAGATTTTCGCATTCTTGCCACCGAGCTGATCCGCTATCCGTACAAGGAGCGCTGCCCGTGGGCCCGGTACTGGATCAGCCCGGAGTAATGCGTGCCCGACCGAAAACCGTAAATTTTGCCGATTTCAGCCCGCCTCGTACTCAACAAAATTGCCAGGTTTTCATTCAGACACTGATTACAATCATATCGTAACTCTAAAATTTCCCATCCGCCGCTCCGAGAAGCGACAATTCACGTTTCGTAACGTATCAAGACATATTCCGGATATCTTGATACGGAAACTTGGAACTGATACCAAACTACGAACACAAAAGAAGCCTGGCCGCCTGAAGCGGCCAGGCTTCTTTTGTCATACCGGTCAATTATCTACAGTCAGGATACATAATGGCGGCCTGGGACGCAGCCAGCCGTGCAATGGGCACCCGGTAGGGGGAGCACGATACATAGCTGAGTCCTGCTTTATGGCAGAAAAAGACCGATTCGGGGTCTCCGCCGTGTTCACCGCAGATGCCTAGCTTGATGTCCGGACGGGTTTTGCGGCCGCGTTCCACCGCCGTTGTCACAAGTCCCCCCACAGCTTCCTGGTCAAGGGTCTCAAAGGGGTCTGAACTGAGGATGGCATTGTCAATGTAATCGTTCATAAAAGAGCCGATATCGTCCCTTGAGAAGCCAAAGGTCATCTGGGTCAGATCATTGGTGCCGAAAGAGAAAAATTGAGCATATTCGGCCATTTTGTCTGCAATCAAGGCGGCTCTTGGGATTTCAATCATCGTGCCGTACAGGTA contains:
- a CDS encoding ATP-binding protein, which codes for MSEKASYNRLEEQLKRLELENAALKQEIVALKKDQPFNLSFGSTPADFESVINQKIETERKLLLATVEQFSEMVYITNSEGIIQYLNPAFEALTGFSRDECIGKDISRFRSRKHDSQFNINLRAIISSGRVWKGHAEFKKKDNSFCIMDLTISSVTDKNGVITNYVGVQRIVSNETEINEKMAQAQKLESLGTLAGGVAHDLNNMLFPILGNAELLILKSVAFDNGTKENLTQLYESALQAKELVQQILNFSRHKKIQRRPLQIQNSIDTVLKLMKSGIPRNISIENDVDPCCPPVAADSTQLHQIIMNLISNGVHAMGKTGGVITVSLKPVAVSQADAGGGVKPGNYICLSVCDTGEGMSKEVMKRIFEPFYTTKGNENGTGMGLSVVYGIVKDMGGGIKVDSQPGKGSRFRLYFPQVLASKIKSGLQASVLGGKADIEYGINVLFVDDENIILKVAKSMLDRLGCHTTTMTDPVAALERFERDPFTYDLVITDLYMAHMNGDCLAEKIRVLRSDVPIFLCTGFSQDITLDMMAQTGFKAVLSKPLSIKEFSDKIGKFFEPKRSLD
- a CDS encoding peptide chain release factor-like protein — encoded protein: MSGPDVEKIKALEKKMNHLGIYKKDILEKFIKSSGRGGQKVNKTCSAVFLTHLPTKISVKFGKHRSQHLNRFMALRHLVEKIEQQQTGTPDAAARKITRLKKQKKRRRKKALGKVPDQKTT
- the mnmA gene encoding tRNA 2-thiouridine(34) synthase MnmA, which gives rise to MSDSPVVAVALSGGIDSLVAGFLVKQRFKNVFGIHFTTGFEKNPTDVSALSSVFGFPVHTIDLSQEFETRVVDYFVSTYMAGQTPNPCLVCNMQIKFKVLFEHAQTLGADLLATGHYATVVNRYTPGRKEAGDAWLERGADLHKDQSYFLSMLSPKVLAHVVFPLADFTKSRVREFAGQHNLVPIVPNESQDICFLPDKNHGAFIINQTKTSPRPGPVVDRQGTILGSHQGLHTFTVGQRKGINIPGPAPYYVRKIDMKTNTLHVCFKSELAQNRMKVEQMVWHYPEKEHINNLTVQIRYGHKAAPACLEWDDDTHGIATFDTPQNAITPGQAAVFYQDNRVLGAGLISAIQ
- a CDS encoding response regulator, with the translated sequence MTCYSLLVFILIAMATAMPCNARDFMVEFVEENYMENQEEYVKSPMIYHSFQVRSHAGLKMLVLTGDHPEYRRWLRSYVAQDKGFIVKVPDDENDLFIRSKVYQTDATNLHPFNPANWSMANSRVFDTKELPDSQAYMTAGQEHILVLDQNSKRSELIDNVVKRMGYIGMISSDPKVALGMFQNQPEKFKMVIVNYDISGMGSQAFVDQLLKIDKKIPILVETGYNNEKRKHQYLSKYSGAGTVTVTPVALNHLQQTIKKLIQPGKKTGEQPVNG
- a CDS encoding pyruvate, water dikinase regulatory protein, which codes for MKEILGSGKFQMIYIASCGEGVNAFHLVESTLVQFPDSDITVVKVPRIRTESQVDDLIDKVKDIESIIVHTIVDSNLRKYLTRQGMENQIVTIDLMGPIISRIETFLDRKPLETPGLYREIHLVNLEQVSAIDFALAHDDGLNPETITEAEIVLIGLSRAGKTPLSMYMSVLGWKVANIPFVPGVPMPETLDLVDRRRVFALNINQEQLQAHRRMRQESLGAKDIYAYSGKDEIEREIEHAQKYFITKGYSMVNVSNKPIETSAEEIIEMITRRFRGNAHIRDFIQNTGTQQSELNF
- a CDS encoding NIL domain-containing protein, with product MYSKIVILDFPPRSAQRPVVCELVKKYDIMFNILKARISSKSEGHMVLEISCTGKAAFNQGMTYLKEQGVRVSTPEHKIYKDEEKCTHCGACTAVCPTGALYIKRPEMEVVFDREKCSLCERCLLTCPIRAMGLFSSDLKETA